The Gossypium hirsutum isolate 1008001.06 chromosome D07, Gossypium_hirsutum_v2.1, whole genome shotgun sequence genome includes the window TATGAAGAGGCTATTGAAGTTGTCAAATGCAGGAAGGTAATGGATGAAAAAATTACAGCAACAAAAAGAAATGATATGTAGGAGTTAATGAGTTTTCTAGAAGAACACAATTAAACAGGGTCAAATGGGTATACAAGATAAAGACCAATAAAGAAGGTAAAGTGGAAAATCACAAGGCAAGACTAGTTGCCAAAGGCTACAAGCAAAGACATGGAGTAGGCTATGATGAATTATTTGCTCCAGTAGCCAGAATCGATAATGTAAGGCTTCTCATAGCAATTGTAGCACAAAATAAGTGAAAGATTTATCAAATGGATGTGAAGTCAACATTCCTTAATGGCtacgaaaaagaagaagaagtctACATCAAACAACCACCTAGATATAGCGAACGATGATAAGAACGCCAAGTCTATCACTTGAAGAAAACTTtgtatggattgaagcaagcTCTAAGAGCATGGAATACCATAATAGATGAGTATTTTCAAAATAATAGATTCATTAAAAGTCTACATAAGCACGCTTTATATACGAAGAAAATTGATGATGGTGATATCATGATCATGTGCTTATACATAGATGATATGATATTTACAAGAAATAATCTAGGTATGTTCATTAACTTTAAGAAAGCTATAactaaagagtttgaaatgatggATATTGGTAAGATGTCATACTTTCTTGGAATCAAggtgaaacaaatgaaaaatgGAATATTTGTGTCTCAAAAAAAGTATGCTGAGAAAATTTTAAGCAAATTTAGAATGAAATATTCCAAAAAGGTAACCACACCAGCAAAACCAAGCATGAAACTAATTTTGATTCAATGAGAGAGTTGGTAAATTTGATGTTGTTTAAAAGCATCATtggaaatttaatgttttaaaccaTCATACGATCGGATATAATGTAGGCATTGGGATTGGTAAGAAAATTCGTGAAAAAGCTAAGAGAATATTATTTGATTACAACAAAAAGAATTTTAAGATATATCaaaggtgtaacaccctaaacccaactCGATTCACCAGGTCTGAATCTTGGGTGTTACTACATAAACTTAACCATTTAACAAAAACAgtttacaatttattatttctttaaaactTGTTCTTTGGCATTTCAATTGAAAAACTTATTATATGGAAACAAGggaagtatttaaaataattggtTACATCAATATTGATACAAATTTTTACAAGTTAGAAGTTTATTTAAGACGGACTCAAAATGGTGTATTCCTAGACTACGCTACAAatccactgtatgcataatacCCCACTCTGCCACCACCTTGGCATTGTCACTCCAAGCGAAGTCTTTTTTGAATTACCTGAAAAGCAATAACAAATCTTGTAAGTACGAGAGTACTTAGTGAGCTCATTATAACAATACCTTGATGGATACTTTGCAATCTTGTATGAACTACTGTGAGTCAACCATTATTCTACGTCATTTACTTCAGCTGATACCACAACCATTTTATTAGTCTCTTATATGTCAGTTATCATGTTATTGTCATGCTTAATCTTCCTTATCTAGTTAATTGAGGAATCCCTCCAAATGTCTCATAAATCTCTTGtcccataataattttttaacaaaacttACCTTTAAAATCCACTTCCAACAATCCATGCCTTAACCCTTTCAACCAGTTGTTTACTGACATTTATCACaggtgaatatatatatttgaaaaatgcTTACAGAGAACTAAATACCATCAAATTATACTCGGACATATTTTAGTTCAACACTACACATCTTCATGCTGAAGAGTACATCTTAGACCATTTAGATAAATTccatatcattttatatcataatCCCATAACTCAAGATGACACTAACTcagattcaaaataattttataaaaaagtacAATACCACTCACTTTCCATATTTACAAATCATCATGACAGATACCCTTCTTAACGTACAGATACACATATCTTTTTCACAGAAACCCTTAAGACTTAATCACTCTTAACCCAAATCATATCAATACCTCATCTTAGCCATACTTACTACAAAACTAAAAGAACTTACTCATATCTTACTATAAAGACAGACATTCAGGTTCAAATCTTACCAGAAATTCCTGACAGTTCACGCCACATAAGCCTAACAGAGCACGCCATACAGGCAATCATATAGAATCTCATGTTTACTGTCTCAGTGGACTTCACAGAAGATGCCATGGGTCTTAATCTCATGGTCTTACATACATTCATTCAATCATTTCATATCTTGCCATAGATCTTAACCACATGGTCTTACAAACATTCATTCAGTCATTTCATATCTTGCCATAGGTCTTAACCACATGGTCTTATAAACATTCATGTATCGCAATCTGCCTTTCCAGTCTCATCTTACTAGAGGTTACGCCATGAATGGTTCCAATTCATACCAAGCTGTCATGGGTCTCTACCTCATGGCCTTACACTCTTTTCCAGTCCGTGATATGCTAGTCTGGTTAGCATTATATCTGCCCTATTAGAGGCTTCACAATAGAGCATTTTTCATTTCTCACTTACCAAGATGATCGTATTTCTGTCTGACATTTCTTTTTGCACCATAACTATACCTGTACTTTTACCAATCAGTATTCTTCTCAACTGAAACTCTACACATATCGCAGTGATACTGTAATAGCCCACTttcagtgattttgggaccacgatTCTGACAAGTGAGtcggtattttatttatttatttaatgtttataagTATTTATTagattcatattaaaatttgcttaagaaattttaccgtttaaatcgTTAATTACTTgaaaagggttaaattgtaaaagctgTAAAAGTaagtttctattagttaaaggtgtcaaatggATAGGGAGAGATAAATaagtggacttaaatggtaaatataccttTTAGTCTTATAGTGGACAATTTCAGTGactaatttcatgaaatttaattagtttttaaagggaaaatggtaaataagtaaaaaaaataacataaacaaaacaaattagTAGTCATTTTCCTCCTTCACCCATTTTCAACCGAAAAAAACCATAGAAATAGCTTGGGAGAATTCGGTTCACAACCTTGCTTGCATGATAAGTGATTTTGATCCCATTTTTAATGGATTTTATGCTTTTGAagtcgttttagcttaatttagttaACTCGGGGGttaatttttgaaactgttaaaagtttagggattTAACATGAATGAATTAAGTGTGTTAATGACTTAATTGATTAGATTCTTCAGTTTAATAGCtaaataaaagtattttgttaagtgatttttagtaattttaatgtttagagattaaattgtttaaatagtaaaactacatgtaaatattgtgaaatgatgataaaATGGGCTGATTATGGAACCTATGAAATTAGACTAGCTGGTATTTCGATTAAATTTGGATAATTCGTAAGTTTCgggatttaggactaaattgcataaaggttaAAATGTAAAGGGTAATTTTGTATTCAAATTGATAAGGGTTATAGGCTTGAATTAATTATGTAAGCtacttgaattatttaattaaatgaaaatcattatttagatcaagaaacgggcCAATCGAATTTAAATCGTTGAAAAGCTAAAGTATCGGACTAATCGTTGGCTTTGTTTTTACAACTAtttttgttgaggtaagttcatataatagtTAATTTATTTCTTGTAGAATTGTTAAATGttaatgaataattattttaggTAACTTAAATGTTTAATGTGTACTATATGCTAATTTGGATTACATTGCTATAATAATCAATtaatgaaattgttgataatgtgGATTACATGTATGTGAGTATGAAATGTTATAATGGAAATGAAGTTCAAGGATAAGGATATGAAAGTgtctcgtttgaaccttgtgaatacttagaatacaaatgacatgtcattaggcgTTATACGGCTTCGGGTACTGGTCATGGATGTCCTATCGGTGgctgaggtcctgtatttgttgcagattctccacagctcgtgtgagcagtatcgtgtaACTTAGCATCCCGACCCACATCTCGTgagagcagacccatttcacatCTCGTGTGAGCACTACATATCACGGTTACAGTTACAGATACTGGCACACTTTGTGTGATCATGGGTCCCGTGTATCTAACGTTGATTTatttggttcaacgggtaataaaGACTTAGTCAAGTGAGCTTAAttatatgaaatgttatgttATGTGATCATGAAAAATGAAATGGAAGGTTTTGGCATAATGTTTTGATTTGGATGAGTAATGCAAATTGGTATTGTTGTGAGTAAAAGGTATATTTGATATGTTAATATTATGTGTTTGATGACGTGATAAGATTATGTGTTTCCTTTTGATCTCACTAACTTATGGGACTTGTGATGTGTATAGGATTTAATGAATTCATGAGCATGATACTGAAGTTatgaatcaaatatatataaattgagcCTAATAGGTTAGTTTACATTTATgattatacaagcttactaagcattatttaCTTAggtagtttttttttccttttttgtagATCACCAGAAGGCTCGATCGGTTGGAATCTAGTCGGAGCACATTCACACTATCCATCCATCACTTTGGTAgatgctttttattttttatggttataaatggcatgtaatatgAGCTTTATGCTATTTTGTCAATATGGTATGGTTTGAGTTTATGTCAAGCTTGCTTGTATATATATGCCCTTAATTttttttggcttgtaaatggttaTGAAATATGTGGTGTTGATCTCTTAATTATGCCTCTTGAAAGTAGAAGGTTTATGGTATAATGGAATGTGTATGAATGGTTATTTGGAAGGTTTGCTATATGTTTAAGGTGTGAACTTGTAGCATTGTAAGTAAATTGATTTGGTGTATGAATTATGGTGCCAagtgatggcatattggttaggcacataggttggttgattttggcatgttttaggtgtgttttattatgttttaatgtgTGAAAGTTTTTGGAAATGATTTGTCTTGGTGTGTAAGAAAGGGTTGTTGAATTGGCTTGCATTAGAGGTCATTTTGGAAGCACACAGCCAGAGAAATAAgctgtcacacagtcgtgtgccacacacggtcacactacacgaccgtgtgccttatTGTTTTTAAGTGCAGGATGGTCAGTctagtgacacggccgtgtgatgttATTTTGAATCcttacacgggcagacacacgggctgggacacggctgcGTGTCCCATATTTTGAATTATACACGGTTAGCCATACGGCCATGTTtctgagtcacacggcctgaccacacggccgtgtaacccttttttccaaaattttaatttttttctaaaattttctattttgtttcaaattagtccctgattattcccaaactatttttaaggtccTGTAGGGTCAATTTAAGGTCCGTAAAGGTATTTATGCTTTGAATAAATATTGGAATGGaatgttaatatttaaaattgattaattgtttctatgtgatgttaattgttttgatttataCTATAATACTCAGTAATCCTAATCCAGCGAcgaagacgggttaggggtgttacagatacatACTTTACCCTTACTATGATCATATATTTACTGATTTCTATAGTTAGTATCGTCCTTTATATATAAATACCTCTACTTAAGAAAGCCATGGTAGAGACTCACCTGATTCTTACTTACTGCAGTTCAAACTCCAGATCTAGATATCCATCTCGAACCAGCAGCAACCACTGCTTAgaaacataatttcactattactACTCTTATACATACAAATGACTTACCCTCTCATTCAATGACAATCTCATGCAAGAACATTATACTTACAATCTTACTTTTCAATTACCACATACAAATTTACTCATTCAGAACTTAACATACAGGACTGAAATACTTACCCTAATGAGAAATAACCATTGATCATAAAAGAACCATAGCTTTTAGATCATAGATGAGAGATACATTCAAATTTGAGGAAAGTATCGATAAATACCActtaagggaaaagaaaaagaaagaagaccCCTTTCAGAACTCATCTCTCACATATAAATATGACTCAACTTACTTAGTGGAATTTAACAAGTGTCATATGTTTCAGAACTTGCCTTCTTAATGGACTAAAGTTTCCAAGAGAAATATTAATAATTGTCTTGCAATCAAAATTATTCAGCTTAGCTATGTAGTTGATTTCTAACCAAGTTACTTAAAATCTAACTAGCATGGTATTCCAGACAAATCAAACATACTATACCTTTGGTGAATATTCAATCCATACTTCCCCTTTATCTCGTAACACGAACTTCTCCTAATATAACAGAATATCATGAAATCAAATTCTTACTAACTCATGTGGCAGTTACTATATGCTCACACGTATACGCCTAAATAATCATTTGGGTGGATAACACTACGCCAGACAGACTATTTACTGCTATATGCGAAAACTTTATACTCGCCAGATCTAGGGTGTTACAAAAGGTACGATGGATCGTGGTCTATTTTATACACACTCATAAAGTTCAAAATTGGTTGATTATTCAAACAGTGATTATGGTGGTAACTTGGATAAATGCAAAAGTACACATGGatatttatttcatattggcTCTGCaacatttttgtggttatcgaaaAATCAACAAATAGTGGCCCTCTCAACATGTATAGCAAAATACATAGCTGCTACAACTTGCACTTGTTAAGCAATTTGGTTGAAGAATATTTTGAGCGAACTATATCTTATACATAAAGGTCCAATTACGATTTATGTTGACAAAAAATCCACAATATCTCTTGTAAAGAATCTAGTGTCCCATAGTTGAAGCAAGCAcatcaatacaaaatataattttattcaagAGTAAGTGTAGAATAAAAGTTTAGAGCTAATATATTGTTGGACAAAAAACCAATTGACAGATATTTTTACGAAGCTATTGAAAGCAAACGTATTTCACAACGTAAATGAAAATCTCGGTTTGAATGAGAGTGTTAGAAGTTAAACCGATTTCAAAGTCGGCAAAGCATGGAAAGTGATTAACAAGACTTTACAAAGTGTGTACAGGGTGGCTAAGAATTGGTTTAGTGGCAAAACAGAAACGTGGCAGTTTGCTGAAAGTTGCTTTAAGGATTGAAATGATGATAATGACAAGTATAGACTTGCTGGAAGCTTCAGAAGCTTGTTACCGGCCTTTAAGTCAGTTAAAtaaggctataaataggcctcATGTTGGTGTAATATAAGCATAAGTTAGTGAAGAAAATATGTACGAGTGCTGTAAATAGTAAGAGGTAGGCATGCGAGTGAAAAGAAACTAACAGCAAGTGTATTGGAAGAAgagaaaatagtaattttttggTATTGTGTGAGTAATAAAATTATTTCGGTTTTAAATCTCAACCACGCTTCCAACAATTTTAATGGCGGACGACTTGCTTCTTGTTGCATAGTTCAATAATAAGCAAGTTTAACGTCTGCTAAAACGATCCATTACTGTCTGCCATAGCCATCTTAGCCAACTCTGCAACTTCTTTCACtcttttcctcacttgttttccCATCACTCCTTCCATTAACTCCTTCGCCATCTTCATCAACCTTTCCCATTTCAAAAACCCGGGTTTCATCCCATTGCATGTCGACTCAACTCTTCGCCCTACCTTGAATTCCTCCACCACCATTCTCGCATTCAATGCCTGTTCAGCTATCATCGGCCATGCAAGGATCAGGACCCTATAGCATATGCTTTCCAACGCTGAATTCCACCCACAGTGTCTTAGAAACCCTTCAACACATTGGCGTTTCAGTATTTGCCTTTTATCCACCCATTGTTTTACCACAATGCTTCTCCCtttaatttgttattaaaattctttttttccttaaaaccTAAAAGAAGTTTGCTTTAGATTCTTGCAACCCCATCGCTATTTGTTGGAGTTGTTCCACTGAGACCTCGGCTTGAGAGCAAAATGCTACATATAAAATCGAGCACCCTTGAGCTAGCTTTTGGCCTAGCCATTGAATCTAAAATAGGTAAACAataggttatattttagtcatttatgtttgaaatgttatattttaatcacttacacgtcaatattttagtcactaagttGTTAATTACCGTTAACGGTATAACGGTAAGTTGACGTGGCACGTTtattcatcatttcaaacaaaaattttaggttaaattatacaattggtcctcatatttttttcattttgagcactttttttttcttttatgttctttaaactttcttttttttcttctttattttctattctcttcTACTTCTTTTATTCCcctcccttctccatctcttttaacatagattttttatgtttttcatttgttaaaatttttttatgtttatggaaaaagaaaaggtaaaagttgaaaccaaaataaaacttgcATATTCTCACCCCACAATTACAAACCCTCATTGTCCATTATCGCTTTAACGAACCAATTTGATCTCTCAATGGcctagtccacaagctcgcctcacttGAAGACCTCGCCAGTCGTGACTTATGGCAGTCCACCCTCAACAAAATTTCCCGAGCTCGTTCCCTTAACCCTCCAAACCCCACGACCACCTTATCTATCTTACCTACAACATTCTCACCCTCTCAAAACTACATTGTTTCACGGATTCTTCAAACGAGCTCTACactctcaatgactaaaatgaccACCATACAAAACTTATCATCAACTTTACCCAAACCAATTTGGTTCCATGCTCTCTTTCTCTTTTCGGTTCATCCATGTTCGGCTTCCACTCAAGCTTGCTTGGAAATATCCAAGaagatttaaatcaattttatcatttacttaattttattcatcagaaaataaaagaaaaggaacgAAATAATCTACAAGATTCTGTAAAagtttggaaagaaaaaaaattgttttgaatataaagaattcaatttatgttAAGATTTGATTAAtgatatagttttttttatattgattagttagatcaaattttagtttcaaaattaggttatattcaaATCGAAATTTGATTAAGAATTATTGATATTCGGTTTTGTGTGAAATTCAATTTAGGAATCATATGAAAGGAACAATAACTTGATTTATTTGGTGGGCAAAGACTATATTTTTGCAATAAAGAatatgagaagagagaaaaataaatgggaagaagaaaaagaaaataaaaaaaaagaaaaaattaaattgttcaaaaaaataaaagtatagggactagttttaacaaatgaaaaacatagaacaactacgttaaaagaaatggagaagaaaggaaaacagagggagaagaaaaaaaagaaaattcaaagaacataaaagaaaaaaaattaaattgttcaaaacgaaaaaaatataggggctaattgtataatttaacctaaaatttttgtttgtaaTGGTAATTTAACATGCCACTTCAGCTTACTATTACACCGTTAATGAAAATTAacgcttagtgactaaaatgtaaaatttcaaatataaatgattaaaatataaatagagacaaacaaaaaatgactattttaataatttacccaATCTAAAAGAATTTGGTTTGAGGTTTGGTTAGCCGGTTCAACTAAGCATAATggtttattatataaataaaaattttcaaataattttttaaataattttttaaaataatttaatgaatatttgtaattcaattatttaaataatttttttaatatttttttcatcatttataatattttaaagttgaataattaaaattaaaatttattaataacttAGCCATCTTAATTATACCTTTTACAATTTCAGACCGGACAATTTCCTGAAAATATCACTTTGGAAACGACATATGGATCACATGTCGTTGCCAACTGCCAGCTTCTTAAAAACCcgtcatttgaaaaaaaaaagaaaaaagaaaaaaaggaatttctatacaaaatagtaaaaaataaaaaatcatcaaaaaaattccttcttctcttctttcatTCAAAGTTTCAATTTCAACCCAAAGAAAGGTTAGGAAAACCCAGAAAGAAAATGGCAATGGTGACTGTATCCAAtttagtttcatatcaaaaggtgaatttcttttctttattttaatatatattttccttTTTGTTGTTCATTAATTCTGGGTTTCTTTTACTTTGTTGACAGAGTCATGAATTCCATGTAATTTGCAGAAGGAGagaaaaaggaagagaaaatcAAAGTAATTACCCCTATAAAGTCATTGAAATTACACCCCCGCCCAAGTCCCTTGGTGTTCGTTGCTTCCCTCCTGTGAGTCCCACTTTCTTTCTTGTAATTTGCTGtctgaaatttatttaattggaaTTATATCTCTATAGATTTAAGGGGGGAAATTAAAGCCTTTGAATTTAGGTTAAATTAATGACTATTCAAAATATATTATGaatcaaattacattttaccctTTCTACTCAAGAAAAGGGTAAATTAGTTCTTGTAACAAACTAGTCATTTGTTAAAAAATTAGTTTCTGTACATCAGCATGAAGCACACGTGGCATGTCATCGGCATGTCATCTATTACTGTCTGATTATTCTTTCTGTCATGTCTATTTTgaacaatagaaatagatgaaatttttaacagaaataacaaatttactttttgatctaacataGAGAACTAATTTGCTATTTTTTAGTAGGGGGATAAAATGAAATTTGACTCTTAGAACAGAGGCTTCCTTGGTACTTTTACCTTCAAGTTGGTTATGTTTTGCCTCTTACTTGGAAAAAGGCAATCGAAATATTTCCAATCAATGTTGTTTCTATGGATGGGAAAGCAAAGTTTTTACTTGTTTTACTCTATTTGTGAAGCAAAGTATAATTCTTTACCTATAAGGGATGGCATTTGGACTTTGGAGTGGTATCTTTGTTGTTGAGGATGTTATGAAGTAAAGTGAAGTCGAAGGTGTAAAGTACCGATCCCGATCTTTTTTAAGTGTTTATTCAATGGCGAGTGCTTGGAAACTGTTTGATAGAATAGTTTATAAGATCAGTTTGAATGATTAGTTATCCAATTTTCAGGTTTTGATGCTCTCATTTGGCTTGATAATGATATTAGTAGCGTGACGAACCGAGACATGAAGAACTTGTAATCAGGTTTAGGCAAATGAAGTAAATATGACGACTTGGACTATCAATCTCTCTTGCAGTGATGTTTGAGTTTTATGACTCTGTAAATGTCAATGGCCCTTAATCGAATGCAGAACTTTAGTGATCATCTTGTTCAGTATTGCTACTTTGTTGAACTCGAAAACCTTTGCTGGTTGGGGTATTTATGTTCCATTTCCATGATGATGAAATATTTCTGTCTTCTGCATCAGAATTTGCAGTGTGGGGAGAGTGTGACGATCGAGGGCCAAACATATACGATATCAGCTGTAACACATCGGTACCAGCTTCGTAAAGGGAAGTATGAACCTAGTGAGAAACGGCTTGATGTTCAATCAACAGGGAGATACATCTTAAACTTATATCTTGAAAGCTTGCTAGAACAGTCTTGATGCTTAGTTTTCTGTACATATTTGTAATATGCTTAACTAGAGTTGGATAATGTGTGACCATCATTTGTATGAAATTATGATCTCATTATCTCTGTGCTTCAAATTGTAACGCTAAGCTGTGAGATTGACTTTAGTAATATTGAAAATAACTGTTAGTGgtgagattaaatattataa containing:
- the LOC107926371 gene encoding uncharacterized protein, which produces MAMVTVSNLVSYQKSHEFHVICRRREKGRENQSNYPYKVIEITPPPKSLGVRCFPPNLQCGESVTIEGQTYTISAVTHRYQLRKGKYEPSEKRLDVQSTGRYILNLYLESLLEQS